TAATGAAATTTATGATGCCTTTTGAAGGAGAAAAGACATTTGAAGCAAACATCAAAGCGAAAAATCAGCCCTTCTTGCTGTGTGACATCTCTATTTGTTGGGAAGGCGAATTTGCGCACATTGTATTTATTCCGATTGGAAAACACGTTCAGGGGCTTGAAGAAAAGCTTTTAGAACTTAGACTTAGATTATCTTCAACAGATTTTGAGTTGTTTGAGAAGAAAGAAGCCTTAGAAGAAGCGATGAAACGTCTCGATGAATTGTCTGGACCGTTCATTCCGATCTCTGAAAAAATGGCGTTTGTCCCCCTGTTCGGTGACGTAAATGAGAGCAAAATGATTACCGTTACAGGTAATGCATTAAAAGCAGCGTACGAAGGTCAATTTGAAGAAATTTTCTTTGATTTATCTGCTACAGGAGAAATTGATGAAGGTGGCGTGCAAAAGTTAAGTGAGCTTTTCCGTATGCTTCAATATATGAATGGGAAACCAGTCAAAATTATTGGAGTAAAGCCGAAACATGCAAGGCAGCTGACCGCTCTGGATGTGGATTGGCCAGTCTATTTTGAAACTTCATTAAAAGATGTACTGATCGAGCATCTTCAAATAGGAAAAGCACCTCAATCGTGAGGTGCTTTTTGGTTTACCAGCGTTTTTTCTTACGATGAAGGGAAGCAAAAATGATCGGAGCAAGGGCCGCGCCACCAATCAATCCAAACAGGTGACCCATGACGTTGATCCGAGCATTCATAAACGTGGTTACTAAGCTTATACCTAGCACAACGAGAAGGATCTGTGTGTTTGCTTGGTCAATATATTGACGGTGGTTGTAAAGCATGTAAACGTAAATACCGAACAAACCGAAAATAGCACCGGATGCACCGATATGAGCATATGAAAGGGGAAGCAGCATTAACGTCGCAATATTGGCTATCAGCCCAGCACCTACATACCCGATAATAAATCTTGCTTTTCCAAGGATCCCTTCGAGTGCAGGACCGAACAACACAAGTGAGAACGAGTTGAAGATCAGATGACCTGCAGCTTCGTGAGTAATAATAGGAGTAAATAAACGCCAATACTCTCCAGCGGTGATGTAGTAATTTGACCCGACCATAAAATGATACAAAGAGGTAGAAAAAGGGGTAAAATTAATAAGAAGAAACACGATAATATGTGCAGCTACTAAAAAAGTAACGATAGGATAGCGCCTGATAAAGGTCTGAAAGCTTTCATCTCTTATAAACATCGAATAATATCACCCTTTTTAAATAAAGTGTAGGCTGTTTTTTCGTTGAATGTAGTTAACGACTGCCCCGCGGAAAGCGAGGTGCCAAAAACGAAATCAACTTCATAGAAGAGCAACAAAGTTTTTAAAAAACAGCCAAAGTTTTAACTAAACTCATTCATCTTTATTAAGTTTACCATGTGTTGGTAGATAGGGCGAAAGATATAGCTGCAAAGGAGCTTTTATTAATGATTGTAGGAACAGGCATCGATATGATCGAACTAAAACGAATCAAAAAGGTTGTTTCCCATCAACCTCGTTTTCTAGAACGGGTGTTAACACCGTTCGAACAAAAAAGATTTCATTCTTTAAATGGGAACAGAAGATATGAATATCTTGCCGGACGTTTTGCCGCAAAAGAAGCAATGGCTAAAGCGCTCGGTGTTGGAATCGGCGCTGAACTTTCGTGGCAGGACATGGAAATTAAATCTGATGAAAAAGGTAAGCCATTTCTTACTTCCCCTTATCCATATCTATGTCATCTTTCTATCACTCATACGAAGGAATACGCGATCGCACAAGTGGTTTTAGAAAGCTCGTCAAGCTAGTCTGCATATTGTCCAGGGTTGTCTCATATATTGTAATGCGGTAGAAGGGGTAGTCCTTTGCAAGATGCAGAGAGTTGGTCCCCCTTCAATGTCGAAATTACTTTGGGACAAAGGGGATGGCAAAAAATGAAGAAAACACTG
This is a stretch of genomic DNA from Fictibacillus halophilus. It encodes these proteins:
- the acpS gene encoding holo-ACP synthase, which produces MIVGTGIDMIELKRIKKVVSHQPRFLERVLTPFEQKRFHSLNGNRRYEYLAGRFAAKEAMAKALGVGIGAELSWQDMEIKSDEKGKPFLTSPYPYLCHLSITHTKEYAIAQVVLESSSS
- a CDS encoding rhomboid family intramembrane serine protease, which produces MFIRDESFQTFIRRYPIVTFLVAAHIIVFLLINFTPFSTSLYHFMVGSNYYITAGEYWRLFTPIITHEAAGHLIFNSFSLVLFGPALEGILGKARFIIGYVGAGLIANIATLMLLPLSYAHIGASGAIFGLFGIYVYMLYNHRQYIDQANTQILLVVLGISLVTTFMNARINVMGHLFGLIGGAALAPIIFASLHRKKKRW
- a CDS encoding STAS domain-containing protein, translated to MSCVLPVPYVKIDKHGVILNRSSKAIELLDLQTETIRDCFDEESHNKLMKFMMPFEGEKTFEANIKAKNQPFLLCDISICWEGEFAHIVFIPIGKHVQGLEEKLLELRLRLSSTDFELFEKKEALEEAMKRLDELSGPFIPISEKMAFVPLFGDVNESKMITVTGNALKAAYEGQFEEIFFDLSATGEIDEGGVQKLSELFRMLQYMNGKPVKIIGVKPKHARQLTALDVDWPVYFETSLKDVLIEHLQIGKAPQS